In Camelina sativa cultivar DH55 chromosome 13, Cs, whole genome shotgun sequence, the genomic window gGTGGCTacaaaaagaatatgaagatcAGTTTTCACATATTCGAGGTTATTGCAAAGAGATCACTGATTCAAATCCAGATTCTATAGTAGAAGTTGAAACTGTTCACGGGCCAGATGATAAAGCGTTATTTGATCGGTTTTATGTGTTTTCACATTCTGTTTAGATCTAAGACAAATTAGACAGAAAATGTTTAGATCTAAGAAACGTGGGGATATAACTTGAAATTCAAATTAGGTGGGGATATACATTGTCAAAGTTTTGTTGTGTGGCTAGAAACAGAAGCTAAAGTTTCATCGGGCTAAAGCAAGAATTGGAACTTTGTAGGGGCTACAACTCGACTACCCAATTATATTTAGACAGAAAACCATTTAGgaccaaaagaaatatataaacttatcaAAGTACCAATttatcgagtattaatttatagatgttaTATTGTAATGTATTCAAAAAGTTTAACAAGAAATATTTTCTACAACATTTCTGcacttttataaagttttgatcttatgatatttttgaaacGGAAAACGGATCTCCGATCTTGTAACCTCAAAACTTTTTCTCAAAACGacgatttatttattttcatgaaatacaaaatattaattccgaataatctgtgtttttttttgtttgcattgaTGGATATTTAAAGTGAGTTGTAAAGGGTGATTTCATTTTAATGTTTCAAAGCATTTTGTTGAGAAATAGTGGTCTAATTCAAAGTGTCATTTAAAAGGTAACCAATATTTAGCTTAAATTTGTTCCTAGGAGACTAATTCTTTCAACCCAAATCTTATATATTGAcccaatataaccaaaaaaaggatttaaaatatatacatatttattatttccAATCTATACAAAGTAAAAAATCTTGTCAAATTTATGAAATAGTTGAATACCAGGTTGTGAAACCCTACATTGAGATATCATTTTCTCAATCACCTCCACCCCTCAAcctctatataaacataaacctagacaatgtttttttatcatcatattCTCAGATTTAGCTTTCAATTTTATCTTATAACCCAATCTTTATATTAACCTCAGATTTGttacaaatcaaaataaaaaaaaaaaaagaggagagagagagagagataaaacaGACAACAAAAAGGGTTCTCTTTGGTTAAGTGCTTGCATGTCTTTTCCAATTGATCTCTTTTGtcagtaatttttgtttttgtcactTCTGTAACAACAATGGCGGAGTTAAACCCATAAAAGGAGGATTCTTTCAAAAACATATCCTCTTGGCTTCTTCAGCAAATCCCCAGGTAAAACCTTAAAATCCCAAAATTCAATTGAAACACTTCGAatcaaaaagaataataataataataatcagaaatcaagaatcatttttttttttttttttaaatccaacCTTTAGGCTAAATCCATGTTTATGTTGTACCATTTCTTGAAATTATCTTCAGAATGGTTAATTGATTGATCTGTTTGTATGTGTTTTGGCTGTAGGTTCAGTAAATTGTAGGAGAAACCTTTTCTTAATTAGAGTATGAAAGATGGGAAATTGAGTTTAAGGGTGTAAATGGCAGGATGTTCAGGTTCCAATTATAGTTCAGGTCCATACATTGATGTTAAGGTTGAGTATTTGAATGAATGTGAGGACAGGTTAAGGAGATTGTTTGGTCAAACTCTTTGGTTTTTTCTTGACGAAGAGACTAATGGAAAGCCTCTGCCTGTTACTCTAGGTAATGGTGAAAAAGTTGATTTGTTTAAGCTGTTTGTGTTTGTCTGTGAGAGAGATGGGTTTGATTCTGTGTCTAGGAATGGGTTGTGGGACGTAGTGGCTGAGAAACTAGGCTTGGATAGTTCAGTGTATCCATCTTTGATATTGGTTTACTCAAAGTATTTGATCGGGTTGGAGACATGGGTGGTGGAGAATTCGAGGAAAGTGAAGTTGGCTGATCCGGTTGTTAGAAAGATAGGTTCTTATGTGGGTTTGTTACATGAGCTAGGGTTTGGATTGAAGAGTTGGTTGGAAAAAGGAAAGTGTCAGAAACGTAACAAAGCTGTGGCATTAGGTTGTAAGGATATTGAAGAGTCCCACCATAGGAAGAAACTTAGACATCATAATAATAATGGAGTAGGAACGTCTTCTCTTGTTGTTAGTGATCCGTCTGTTGTATGTTTTGAGGAGCAAGTAGATATACCGAAAATGCTGAAGTGGCTGACTTCAGTTGCAAGATCTCCTCATGATCCGTCTAACTGGAAGGAGTTTACTGGCAAGGAGTATTACAACCAAGTCATTAAAGCCAAAAACGCTTTGCTTGTTCAGAGAAACAATGCTGCAATCAGATATAACTATTCTCCACTAATGGtactttctttacttttaactcTTTTCTTGCCTTTAAAAGTCAATGATTCAGTTAGtatgcttttgttttctatatgtGAGATGGCTTTAACTCCATTGATTGATAAAAACCGTTTGCAGGGTAACCAAACTGTGCATCCGTCTATGTATGATGATGAACGACCGTCGTTAGGGAAGTTAAGATACAGCACAAGGAATCCAAAGGTATCAAAACACCATTCTAGTGGCAGAGAGGTTATTGCAGGAACATCTAGAGCCACAGGCTTACAAGTGCCAAAGCAACCCCAGTTCCCGAGAAGGAATGTTGGTGTAGGACCTCGTTACCAAGCCGTAGTGGACGAGTGGACAGAAACGGGTTTGGAGAGCGATACTAAATGGTTAGGAACTCGTTTATGGCCGCCGTTAGAAAACAATGAAGCTGTAGATGGTTTGATTGGAAAAGGAAGGGAAATGTCTTGCAGCTGTGACACCCTCATCTCTAACTCCGTGGAGTGCATTAGATTCCACATTGCCGAGAAGAGAGTGGAGCTAAAACGTGATATCGGCGATGTCTTTTTCCATTGGAGATTCCATCGAATGGGAGAAGAAGTGTCTCTAAGATGGACAGAACGAGAAGAGAACAAGTTTAAGGTGAAGATGATCTCGAATCCTCAGTCTTTCTGGCAAAAAGCAGCAAAGTTTTTCcctaagaagaagagagaggaactCGTGGATTACTACTTCAATGTGTTCTTGATCAACCGCAGAAGATATCAGAACCGTGTGACTCCAAGGCAGATAGACAGTGATGACGATAGTGAATCTTTTGGTTCTGTTGGTCCCAGTTTTGGTCGTAGTGCTGTTACCTCACCTGGTTCAGATATTATGATCTGTTCTCAGAATAGTCAGTCTGAAGTCATTgactgaagaagaaacagaagattgtaacaaaaaaaaaaaaagaaaaaaaaaatggtttttatgttttctatgaGCTTTTATAACTCATAACCTTCTTCTGAAGATAGAAGTATAGgagtttgtagatttttttttcccttttttttttcttctttttgtgactttataaatttattaataaaactagCAAAAGGTGTAACTTTTGTAATTAGATCGGTTCAAAGTTTTTATCAACAAGTTAATAATTTTTGGTACAATTTTTTAGTTCTTATTAAGCTTGTTAGAATCTTCTTTATAAATTGCTAGTTCGGTAGTTCCTAAGAGTCACATACATCCGATGACCAAAGAAAATAGAGAGTCAAATACAttctagtttaatttttattgcaGTTTCCAATATATTCTCCttcatattaaattatttgttgCACGAAACtttgtctcttttctttttctttttttttcttaaaaagaatTTGTACAGATACATTCTTTAAGTTTAAGAGCCAGACTCagattatttaataaaaactgCATTAAAacacaatgtatatatataccaaatcatatatgaaaaaaaccaaatcattatTCTATTCCAAAAGTGTAATGAGTCAATTGAATTAACCCAAGTCATTAAATATGCATTAACCAACATAGAAACCATAAACATGAGAACCCCATAAATATGCATGTTTATCGTCAAATCCTAATCGAAGTGATTGTAatatgaagtatatggagatgaagaagcttttcaAAGTTTTGGTCTTCTTGTTCGGTTACTTGACGTGTTCAATGGCAATGATACCGTATCGTGGTTGTGACGTTATTGGAGTAGATTTGGGAGATGGAATGGAAAAGAACGAGAAGAGACTGAACAAGGAGTTTTTTTGGTCGGGTCGTAAGTTAGTTTCTGGTCCGAGTCGTAGTGCTTGCGGCCACTAATTGTCGAGAAAGTAAGATTTTTACTAATGGATGTTGTATTAATCTCTACTTTATGTCTCTGTCATTTATTAATCTCTACTTTATGTTAACACAAATAGTCACACACTAAAACTTATGAACAATATCACTGAAATTTAATGAACAATTTTGCTAGTAATTTAAGTATGAACACTAGCAAATATTTTTCTGTTCAACGACATTTTTGTAGTTAgaatgaaaaagagagataaatatGGTTAAAAATAAATGGGAAGAGAGAAAACTAAAT contains:
- the LOC104737138 gene encoding AT-rich interactive domain-containing protein 2-like; the protein is MAGCSGSNYSSGPYIDVKVEYLNECEDRLRRLFGQTLWFFLDEETNGKPLPVTLGNGEKVDLFKLFVFVCERDGFDSVSRNGLWDVVAEKLGLDSSVYPSLILVYSKYLIGLETWVVENSRKVKLADPVVRKIGSYVGLLHELGFGLKSWLEKGKCQKRNKAVALGCKDIEESHHRKKLRHHNNNGVGTSSLVVSDPSVVCFEEQVDIPKMLKWLTSVARSPHDPSNWKEFTGKEYYNQVIKAKNALLVQRNNAAIRYNYSPLMGNQTVHPSMYDDERPSLGKLRYSTRNPKVSKHHSSGREVIAGTSRATGLQVPKQPQFPRRNVGVGPRYQAVVDEWTETGLESDTKWLGTRLWPPLENNEAVDGLIGKGREMSCSCDTLISNSVECIRFHIAEKRVELKRDIGDVFFHWRFHRMGEEVSLRWTEREENKFKVKMISNPQSFWQKAAKFFPKKKREELVDYYFNVFLINRRRYQNRVTPRQIDSDDDSESFGSVGPSFGRSAVTSPGSDIMICSQNSQSEVID
- the LOC109128464 gene encoding uncharacterized protein LOC109128464 is translated as MKYMEMKKLFKVLVFLFGYLTCSMAMIPYRGCDVIGVDLGDGMEKNEKRLNKEFFWSGRKLVSGPSRSACGH